ATGCAGTTAACGGTTGTTTAAAGTGTGTTCTATTCCGAGCTCGGACTCTTCTATTTCACCGGTCAATGTGCCTCTCGCGGTGGTAAGAACTTTGGACAGCCAATCAATCGCTCAGGTTAACACATATGTGAAGCGctcagtcatatatatatataaaatgtaaaatcaacACTTTAGGTTGAAGGATACAATGGCGGTAAGTAGATGCTCATTAGAAGTAAACACGAGTTGGACGGAGGGtgttattcttaaaaaaaataaaataataataataaaaaaaacatctcctTTTGCAGTTCGTGCGTATCCTTATTTGAGAATAATAAACATATAGGCAAGAAAAGGCCAGACGATTTAAACATTCTTCAATTCACTCTATGTCGAGTTCCGTTTGGCCATTAGAGGGAGCAATTGCATTcataaaatatattacatttgaaGTAAGATGAGTCCGCATTGAATGGAAAGCTGAAAACCACGTAAACTCTGTGCGGCTTATGTTGTTGATACTGTATTCATATTTTCGTTAAAATCCAAGACGTTATTACCATGCTCCACCCATCACTGTGCAGCAAAGACTGACCAATGAGCCAAACTGATGAACAGGGTGCCTGTCCTGTTGTATGATACATTCAAGACCAAATTACACAACACCAAGAACAtcaatctcatttaaaaacaaatctacaaACAATACAGTCAGAATACAGAAgacaaatgcattcatttttatttcattttatttattttttattccaagAAGAACCTCGAAAACGTTTGCAATTTTAGTGTAAGCatcaacactatttaaaaaaaaaaacccaaaaaaatgCAGCAGTAAATTTGAGAAATGTATTGGTCATTATTGTGATGGGAAACACCCTCATGTCCCTGTTTGAAACATGTTTCATTCTGACAGCTACCGCATGCAAAGTTTCACTGGAATTGTGCTATCATGCACATCAATCAAAACAATTCAGGCAGGGTTTTCTTTAAGTatcatacaattacattgttacATCAAATTAAGAAAGGATTTGGGAGTTTTCACATAATTGTAACATAAAGCTCAATACACAAGGAATGCTGTCCAACATTGTAGACGAACACATTGGAATAACATGTTGGATTTTATGTGCACGTCCTAGTGGAGAATCAGTTATCCAAATTGTTTTCATCAAATATTTTTGGTTATGTGAACCAGGCTTTATTGTGCAGATTGGTTGGAGGTGTCACATTTTAAAAGGCAAGTTACAAAAAATGAAGTTGGCAGTAAATGAGGTACCATGCATTCTACACTAAAACGTGACCCTCAATTCTCCCACTGGCGATAAACTATTAACAGATGcaaaaagcaacaacaacaacaaagtagaCAGCAGCATAATATTTGACTAACTATAAAAAATTTGTAAAATAGCAAACATCACAATTAGCCTTATCCTGCTTTAATACTTTGCTCCAAAATATGCACAGCTTCTGgtattttgttttggttaatACTTGACAAAATAGAAACAAACCACCCAAAGCTATAAAACACACTCAATGGTAGAATGtgtagtaataaaacaaaataaactttgcaAAAGTCTTTGAGGGCATTGACAAAGACTTTTAGTTGATATGTTTGTCAGgagaagtttcttttagtttacTGCAActatataaaaacagaaacaaactagGTTACAATAATTAAACTGGTacctttgttttggtttgttttatgcaGGGACATAATGTTTGTTGGATTTTCATTAGTGAACCGTTTATTTCTTGCAAACTGTTAATGGTGTGTGGGTTTGGAAAAGTAATTCTCCAGAGGGACAGGAAGTGACCCccttaaacataaaaaatagtcATAAAACCAGAGCAACATATTTTCATAGTTTAAGCTCCCCGAATACCCTGTGCAATTGTTATAATGTCTAAACTCTTAGAGTTGAGAGTGAAGGAGCTGTGTACCCAGGATAGGATTTGGTTCCACAACAATAGGGTGCTTTCTAGTTTATTATTGGTCTGTGAACAGAAAGAGTCAGACAAagacattacaaaatacaaaaacagattttaaaaaacaacaacatttagcATTCTACATTTTCAATACAATACCTAAGCAACTGTTTTTATTTCCCCCATTCAAAATACACTGTCAGATAAATAAAGTGCAAGTAAAGTCTGACTTTGGGTTGAGGGTTTTAATCTAGGGCCTATCAAGGCCTTCCAAAGATGAATGGCTTTTAAGGTACTATTTATTCAGCTTCCATTGTAAAAACGACATCTGATAATGTAAGGGATGCTGTGTGCATGCACATGGCTGTTGCACCATCTTTTCTGAAAATAACTAGATCAGTACCAGGATATAAAAGCTTTAAAAGGCTGAAGGGGTGCAAACATTCTGAAATTTTATAAGAAATGTATTAGAactctattttttgtttttacccaCTGTGAAATAACCATATGAAATCcactttttgatttttttaactatggCATAATTTTAAGTTGTGAAATGTATTAGAactctattttttgtttttacccaCTGTGAAATAACCATATGAAATCCACTTTTTGATTTTTTAACTATGGCATAATTTTAAGTTGTGAAAATGTCATTAACCCACAGTATACATTTGTTGTTTACTAGCTCCATTATTTCACTAATTGTTTCATTATCGAAACAAGTTACCTTTGCTTCCAACAGGAAACCAGTGGTTTAGAACTGCACAGCTATATCAGCATCAGAACTTTAGACCGAGGAAAGGTTCTGAGCGAAATAGTATAGCCATTGTGTTATTTTAGCAAATGTTagtaaaaaaaagcacattttgagCTTAAAATCTGTCGCTATTTCCGTACTGTGTACAGAGTGATTTGGTAAAACAGGCCTAACTTGTATCTTgggaccatcacaattctctcaCAAGCTTTACTGGCAATACATGCAGCAACATGTAACAACAGACCATGCTGTTTCTTGAATTAGGCACACTTAATTAGCAGCCCTTTTTTGTGTacacaaagataaatacattagaAATCAATTTGAGGTCTACTATGTACTGAAATGCTCATTCTAATTTAGTACTACTACAATTTAATTTCATGTTGGCCTGTATGTATTCCTCATAGGATAGAACACAGTGTTCTACAGTGGAAGACTGAACTAACTGGGTTTACAACCACCTTTTGCAAGCCACAGTGGTACATTCTCATCATATGatcctatatctatctatctatctatctatatattacaGTTTTGTTGTGTAAATATCATTATTATactgaaaaacacacaaaaaaacacttgctttCAATTTCAAATGCAGACCATTTGTTCTCAAATCAACTTTGATCTGATGGAGGATCCTCCTGTGGTCTTCATAGCTTTTGTATTTGCAACGTCTTTGTTGCTCCTGTAAAAGGTTTCAGCTACAACCTTGCTTCTTACCATTCACCTCTATTCCAATACAGCTCACGTAACAATTATAAAACGAGCAACAACACCCGTATTACTCTTGAGAATGTACTGGCTTAGTGATTGCTTTATTAATTAGCACATAAAAAGCTTACTTAAGATTACTTCAAATTGTTCCTGGTCAGACCCTAAGAGCTGTTCATGGTGCCTTGAAAAGCAAGATATTCTGCACTGCTATAGTGACGTTACCCTATCTTGCCTGTGGTACTTGACGCGCAAGTCTTAATGCCAAAATAGCAGCTAAACGTCGGGCATAAAAAACACAGCGAATAAATGCTATAAGTGTGACTAGCCCTTTACTTTGAATGATCTTGGAGCACACAAAAAGCTATACCAGAAGCTGTTTTGAAACTGTGTGTAGCAGCTTCGCACATGAAACTGCAGATATAAGTTAAatagggctgtgtccgaagggATTCgaagatttttttaaacctttgaaggttcaTCAGACGAgttcacgcactgtatgtttttgtttgtttgtttttctgttaacagaaactgtttgacaatgtgtgaatactataaatcacacattaaatgtcactcagatgcaaaatttgatcttttgatttgtataatacatattacgtaaacaaaagttgttctTAAAATAACGTTACCAAATCGTTACGTAGCAACTCTACATGGTGCCGCTGCAgagtatggagcagggtataaaGTATCTATAGCAGTGGGCTCATACCTCtaggctgtattgcttcagtatatgtactgaatacctagtgtacaagaccatgtaagagaagtgctatggtagaatatgtttgaaatatactaaatatacgctaacactaataattttaatttcaaaactgagcaccgtccaccctccccgctccagctcgtgttttccagaagcaaacctttaatttcttcattggcAGTCTCCACAGCAAAGTGTTGTAGTGTGGGTaaggcgtaagctgtattgaaagaaatgccttgaaacccctctgctgtttgggatttttttgttaaatgcccagacgaccaaaaaaaagttgaatgcaaaatGTACGTGCGACTCGGATCATCATGGAGTCATGACcgatctctggggtcacttgacaagcgtaagttcatattattattagtagtagtattattaatatttttagtagtagtaaaatgtaactgataacctgcttggaatggtaactgttaaataaagctttgtccactgcagttggtgctggtgcaatgcaagcttattGTATAGATCACAAGCAGGCTCAGTTACGtctaaataaacatgtatttttatttaaattataaaaaaacatgattattgtcctatataacgtatttttaaactacatgtgaatgttttattccattaaaaTGGATTACCtataaaataggattttcaatcacaTATAAACtagtatggtgacgtcaccaataaattatgcaaatgagtaccattgaaggtttgaaccttcgaagggcaaaatgtacccttcgttgcagccctaaagTTAAACATGGTAAATATGAGGAGTATATATACACAGCACACTCACAGCCATCAGTGCCCTGTACACCAGCAGCATTACAAACCGACATCCTGCCACTGCAAAACTTTATAAGCACTCCTGTATTAAGTTACCGATGCAcattttattaagtttctttggGGGTGCTCTGCACCAAGTCAATAGGTGTTGGGGGTGATCTAGCAACTAAAGACTAAAAGTAAAAGTTTTCATAACCCAATGTTATCATACTAAAATAATAGCAGAATGACATTTTGTGCTTGacaagcgtgtttttttttttttttttttttatttctctctcaTACACTTTGGTGTCTCATTGTTAAATCAGAAGCTCACCTCAAATCGGTTTGTTAAGAACAATCTGTTCTATAAACAAATGATTACGGAAAGTGAGCGTCTGCCATCAACCACAGCTGTAGTTCCCATCGAAACCTGACCAGCAGAATATGGATGTGAACTCTCCCTTCACGTTAAAAGGGGTCATCATCACAATAGTGCACTTACATGTTTGGGATACATAAAAATATAATTGTAGAGTTTGTTTGGCTTCTGTAAAATTACACACCAGCGAAGGGGGCAGTAGACTCGAGATTGATAATTTCCTTCACCTCCAGGGGCAGGGTGTCAAAAAGGTGGTCCTCTACAGTAAGACCATTTTTCTTGAGAAGACGACAGAGACCTAGTTGTGATGGGAGGCGATCCAAGCAGTTTCCCTTTAGTTCGAGATGAGTAAGCTGCAGCAACTGGCCTATTTCATCTGGAATTGCGGTGATGCAGTTCTGCCCCAGGAATAATGTCCTTATCTTTGTGCATTTAAAAAGCGGTTTTGGCAAGATTTCCACTTTGTTTCCTGTAATGGCAAAATGCTGCAGGTCATGCAGGGAGACAATTTCGTTGGGAATCACCGCAATGTTGTTGTAACTTACATCTAAATATCGGAGCTTCTGGAGTAGGAAGATCGATGTTGGCAGAGATTCTAGTTTGTTGTTAGAAAGGTACAGCCATTCAAGGTTCTTGACATGGCTTATCGATAAAGGAATGGTGATAATTTTGTTGTGCCACAGTTTAAGACAGGTTAGCCGCTTGAGGTGCTGCAAGCTAATGATTTCTTCAATTGTGCGAATGTTATTTGATTTCAGGTCCAGCTCTTGCAAATTAGTTAAGCTGAATATGGCATGAGGAATTCTCTCAAGTTCACAGTTGTGCAGCTCCAGTTCAGCCAAATTCATCATCTTCTTTAAGCTGTTCAGTACTACAAGTTTGGTTCCATCGTTGTGTACGACTAGTTTGGTTAAATGTGGGGACAGGTCAGTGATGTTTGTTGGAATCTTGGTGAGATTACTCTTGAGGTGCAAGATCTTCAGATGTCTCAAATCTCTGAGAGACTCCAAGGCTATCATCTTGTTGTTCTCAGAATTCAGATTACCTACCAAGTACAGTTCCCTCAGGTTTTTAAGCAAATAGACCCAGGTTGGAATTTCAGCAATGTCTGTAAACTTGACATGAAGGCACCGCAGGTGGTCACGGAGAAAGCTGAAAGCCGTCTGCTCCACCTTGGCAGGACAGTGGTAAAAATGCAGTTCCTGAAGGCTGGTCATTTGAGAAATCTTAGCAGTAAGCTTGGCTTCAGGTATTAGTTCCAGCTTTAAGATGTCCAGGTCAGTGAGGTCAAACACTGCATCAGGGACCCCAGACAGCATGAAGAGGTGAAGCTCCAGCTTGTCTTGGGCATTCCGTGTTACATGCTGTCGCAGCTTCTCATAGGCCCACTCATGGTTCAGGCTAATCGCACGAAGCTTGTTCTCACTGACCTCGGACAGAAAAACCCCAAACCGTTTGGAATACAACTGATCATATTGATCCACCATGTGCAAAAGGAATGCAAAATCATTCTTAACGTCCGGAATGTCACTAAAGCTGCTTTCTTCTCGTACTTTCTCAAAGGAGTATTCCTTCAAAGGGCGCCTAAATAACCAAAACAGGGTATACAAACAGACAAGGCCGTAGACACAAATGAGGGCAATGTAGCTGACGAGCAGCTTTCTTAACATAAATGCCATGTTGTGAGTGCAGTGAAATTTGGAGTAGCCTGTTAGATGCTCTACATTTGGCTCACATGTGTGGTTGAAATTGATTGCAGCTACAAAGTTTAAGGTATAGCACAAAATCAAAATGAACTTGACCGTTTTGATCACGGTCTGAAcaacatacaatttatatatgaAGTCACTGTCCTCAACATGGGCACGGAACTTCCTGACCTTCTCAAAAAGCGCCTTGGCCTGTTCGCCATCTTTCTTATCCAAAATAGTCATGCAAGGAACCTCGATAACGGGTTTTTCTGCAGAAAATCTCACGCCTGTTTTTGTCAGCATTGGGGTTGTCTGACCTGGACTCCCTTCGTCACTGCTGGTCGACACGTGCTTTGGTAAAGAAGTCGCACCGGTGAGCCGCTGCTTGTTCTCTTCTGAATCTTCGCAGGCCGTTTCAGAGAGAGCTTTTGTGGTCCAAGGGGACTCAAAACACTTCcccaaaatagaaacaaaatgctCGATCTTTGAACTCGTCTTTGGATACTTGAACCAGAAGTTGCTGCTGACCATGAGGACAATTGTGTGAATCAGAGCAAGATAAGGAAAGTACTTGGAGTACCAAGGCAGGGCCACATGATAGCACATCTggttaacaaaaacatattgctgATAATCTAAGTTGGTTTTGCGTCCTGTAGGTTCTGGCTCAGATATTTTAACTGCAGGGCTTGGTGTTTGGGTGTACTGAATCTCATGGGCTACGTTATCTGCTGTAGTTGGTGGTACGGTTCCTAAAGTCACCTCTTTAGCAAGGCTTCCATGTTGCACAGAATGATCAGTAGATTCTGCTGCCCATGGTGTTGTGTGCATACTTGGAGAACTGTTCAACGCACTGGTTTTCACTTTTGGTTCTTGCAAAACTGGAAGGCAAACTACTTGGTCTTTGGTTAATTGCATTGTGCCTGCAAAGATGGCCACCATAAGCATGACAACAGCCAAGTAGTCCATAAACACATCccaccatggttttaaaatccGGTATGTTGGTTGTATATCATTGAGAGAAGCGACTTCTGTAAGGGTAAACATtcctgtaaaaaagaaaaaaaaaaaaagagaattttaGATTTTGCAGGACAATGCAAAAACCCACGTGCACAtcccaaaactaaaaaaaaaaaaaaaaaaactcaaaagtgCGGACTATTTTGGCCATTCTGGACTGTAAATGTTGCAAGAACTAAGATGTGGTATCCATTGATGAATACCCCTCCAAAACATGgttatcctcttttttttttagcagagcaTGCATGGTACAAAAGCTTGAGAAGATTTTATTCAAAACGGAGGTAAAATGTATAGGTCTGAAAATGTTATTTCTATTATATCAGGTTATGGGGGCTTTTGGTATTGGACAAACATTTTAAAGGTTTAACAAAGAAATGCAGCACAAGTATTAACCACTCTCAGTGGCAATGTAGTATTTTGAAAAGTTGCTGGAGACATTCTGGAGTCACCTGATCGGAAAGCCGTATTGATTTTCGTAGCTAATCAGTTAGAGACTGACAGTCTAATTGCAGGCAGATCAATACGGTCCCACCTCAGGAAGCACTTTAACGCTTACAACAGGTGTAACAATACAAATGCATGACTACCCATTTACAGTTGCAGCACCTCAGATCCATtgctttttagaaatgtatttatagtTTATAACATGTAGTTATAATTAAAATACGCACAGAAAGCTACATACATATAGGGTCATTCCATATCAAATCACACATGAGTTACACAAGACCACACTCTACCTCTAGGCCTGTTGACCTAGAGACAGAATCCTGTCATTGTAACCCTTCTGTATTGATCTTTGACTCAACATCTTATAATCCATATTGTAAATACCAGTTCTACAGGTGTTTCCCGGCTGGGATAAAATGTTAGATTTTTATcatcttttaaaaagaaaaataatacaagcTGTGACATAGTAATTGCATGTATCTTATGGCAATACTGCTAACATTGCCAAAAACTAATTAGAATTCATCATTTTTTCAGACAGATTCAGATGATAGACTGTGCTGTCCCATCTAAGATGAACGATTTCAGATGccatgaaacaaaaaaacaataaaaaataaaaaaaggactttGACAAGCTGTGACACAGGATATTAGATATTATTTTTGTACCATGAACAAAAAAATATGGCCAGTAACTGTATATTCTTGTTTTACTTGTCCAAGCTTTTAAGTTtattttgctatttaaaaaatcaaattaagAATGAATGTTGATAGGCAGTTTCATCAGacatcattacattttaaaacataatactgAAGCAATCTACAAAATGATAAAGTGAGAACAGATGTGCGCTACTTTTGAGTGACCACTTTTTAATCTGATTTGGTGTATATTTCAGTACAAAATATGTTTCTTCAATTGTTAGTTTGTACCACTTACAACTTGTTTATTTGACAAAAAAGAAGTAAAATATTAGAACTAAGATACTGAATTGCAAAAGAATGAGATCAGCAATAAATATTTGCTAACAAACAGCAACTGCTCTgaacaaatttatatatatatatatatatatatatatatatatatatatatatatatatatatatatatatatatatatatataaaatgtattttaataactgGAGCTATGAAAGTAATTGTatcttattttaatgttttaaatgctTGCCAATCCATAAATCAGATCAAATGGACTAAAATATAATGACTAAATAAACCAAACAAGTATCTGCCATATGGATGACGGGATATAGCTACATTCTCAGTTTGACCTTGAATgcctcatgagttaaagctttgccTATTAATTCCAGCAAGTCTCAAAACTCAGCTACCAGCAGTCTTGTTGCAGTCTTGGATACTGTGTGTGCTGGGCTCTGTTAAAATCTATTGAAACTCTCAGTTTCCTCATAACCCAACAGTATGTGGGCAAGCAACAGTGTTACCCCATTTCCTTTACTACCAGGAGTGCAAACCAATACAGTTCTACTCATATCTACTTTCATTTTCCAATGAAGCCTCTTCAAAATTAACTTGCAGCAAGCTGACAAAAGAACAAAGTGTTTGAGTACAGATTTGTATCCCCCCAGATCTGAAGTTTTACTCACTGAAGAGCACTGCACATGCTATAATGAAAGGAACTGTATGTACAGGCCTTTTACAAGACCCATGTAATTAAAACACTGTGCTCTTTGATTTAGGCTTACTTTTGATCTACAACGCCAGCCAATCTGAATGAGAAGGATAGAAGCTATTCTTAGAACATTAACAGAACCCAAACATTCTACAGTTTCAGGAAAATCAATTCACAAAAGTGCTGAGAAATGATGTATACGTTGCTGCAGGCTTTTTAAAGTCACTATCCAATTGCCATCTtcagaggcatgctgggatatACATACTTGAAGTGTCAAGTTCTTTCAAATTCACATGAATGGTCTAATATTTGTTGAttataaattaatgtttaatttaaatatactttacaTACTGCAACATATACATCATGGAGCTGTCCCTTAATTGTGTATATACTTCACTTTGTACTGATGTTGCTGTCAGTTGTACAAA
The sequence above is drawn from the Acipenser ruthenus chromosome 12, fAciRut3.2 maternal haplotype, whole genome shotgun sequence genome and encodes:
- the LOC117416619 gene encoding volume-regulated anion channel subunit LRRC8D-like yields the protein MFTLTEVASLNDIQPTYRILKPWWDVFMDYLAVVMLMVAIFAGTMQLTKDQVVCLPVLQEPKVKTSALNSSPSMHTTPWAAESTDHSVQHGSLAKEVTLGTVPPTTADNVAHEIQYTQTPSPAVKISEPEPTGRKTNLDYQQYVFVNQMCYHVALPWYSKYFPYLALIHTIVLMVSSNFWFKYPKTSSKIEHFVSILGKCFESPWTTKALSETACEDSEENKQRLTGATSLPKHVSTSSDEGSPGQTTPMLTKTGVRFSAEKPVIEVPCMTILDKKDGEQAKALFEKVRKFRAHVEDSDFIYKLYVVQTVIKTVKFILILCYTLNFVAAINFNHTCEPNVEHLTGYSKFHCTHNMAFMLRKLLVSYIALICVYGLVCLYTLFWLFRRPLKEYSFEKVREESSFSDIPDVKNDFAFLLHMVDQYDQLYSKRFGVFLSEVSENKLRAISLNHEWAYEKLRQHVTRNAQDKLELHLFMLSGVPDAVFDLTDLDILKLELIPEAKLTAKISQMTSLQELHFYHCPAKVEQTAFSFLRDHLRCLHVKFTDIAEIPTWVYLLKNLRELYLVGNLNSENNKMIALESLRDLRHLKILHLKSNLTKIPTNITDLSPHLTKLVVHNDGTKLVVLNSLKKMMNLAELELHNCELERIPHAIFSLTNLQELDLKSNNIRTIEEIISLQHLKRLTCLKLWHNKIITIPLSISHVKNLEWLYLSNNKLESLPTSIFLLQKLRYLDVSYNNIAVIPNEIVSLHDLQHFAITGNKVEILPKPLFKCTKIRTLFLGQNCITAIPDEIGQLLQLTHLELKGNCLDRLPSQLGLCRLLKKNGLTVEDHLFDTLPLEVKEIINLESTAPFAGV